The following are encoded in a window of Streptomyces sp. Go-475 genomic DNA:
- a CDS encoding phosphotransferase, whose amino-acid sequence MPTTPPGKLLGSGRRADVYEIDEAWVLRREREDGGDAAAEAAVMAHVHAHGYPVPRVRPSGSRTDLVMERLSGPTVLQACLAGTLDGTEAGSLLARLLRELHAVPALRSTDPAVRVLHLDLHPENVILTPDGPRVIDWSDAAEGDPGMDWAATAVVLAQAAVAGDSLSALAEVMLTALLAGPSPLARPALAEALRRRAANPTMDETEVELLGSAEELILSTARTG is encoded by the coding sequence ATGCCGACCACACCACCGGGGAAGCTGCTCGGCTCCGGCCGCCGCGCCGACGTCTACGAGATCGACGAGGCGTGGGTGCTGCGCCGCGAGCGGGAGGACGGCGGCGACGCGGCGGCCGAGGCCGCGGTGATGGCGCATGTGCACGCCCACGGCTACCCGGTTCCCCGGGTCCGCCCGTCCGGCTCGCGCACCGACCTGGTGATGGAACGGCTCTCCGGCCCGACCGTGCTCCAGGCGTGCCTCGCGGGCACCCTGGACGGGACGGAGGCGGGCTCGCTCCTCGCCCGGCTGCTGCGCGAGCTGCACGCCGTGCCCGCGCTGCGCTCCACCGACCCGGCCGTCCGCGTCCTCCACCTGGACCTGCACCCGGAGAACGTGATCCTCACGCCCGACGGCCCCCGCGTCATCGACTGGTCCGACGCGGCGGAGGGCGACCCGGGCATGGACTGGGCGGCGACCGCGGTGGTCCTCGCGCAGGCCGCCGTCGCCGGCGACTCGCTCTCGGCACTCGCCGAGGTCATGCTGACCGCTCTCCTCGCCGGTCCGTCGCCGCTCGCCCGGCCGGCCCTGGCCGAAGCCCTGCGCCGCCGGGCCGCCAACCCCACCATGGACGAGACGGAAGTCGAACTCCTGGGATCCGCCGAGGAGTTGATCCTCTCCACGGCGCGGACAGGCTAA
- a CDS encoding class I SAM-dependent methyltransferase translates to MLTVDFSRFPLAPGDRVLDLGCGAGRHAFECYRRGAQVVALDQNADEIREVAKWFAAMKEAGEAPEGATATAMEGDALALPFPDESFDVVIISEVMEHIPDDKGVLAEMVRVLKPGGRIAVTVPRYGPEKVCWALSDAYHEVEGGHIRIYRADELLEKIREAGLEPYGTHHAHALHSPYWWLKCAFGVDNDKALPVRAYHKLLVWDIMKKPLATRVAEQALNPLIGKSFVAYATKPHLPRLADTGADAQ, encoded by the coding sequence GTGCTGACCGTCGACTTCTCCCGGTTCCCGCTCGCCCCGGGCGACCGTGTCCTGGACCTCGGCTGCGGTGCCGGCCGGCACGCGTTCGAGTGCTACCGGCGCGGCGCGCAGGTCGTGGCGCTGGACCAGAACGCCGACGAGATCCGCGAGGTCGCGAAGTGGTTCGCGGCGATGAAGGAGGCCGGGGAGGCCCCCGAGGGCGCCACGGCCACGGCCATGGAGGGCGACGCCCTCGCGCTGCCCTTCCCCGACGAGTCCTTCGACGTCGTCATCATCTCCGAGGTGATGGAGCACATCCCCGACGACAAGGGCGTCCTCGCCGAGATGGTCCGCGTGCTGAAGCCGGGCGGCCGCATCGCCGTCACCGTGCCGCGCTACGGCCCCGAGAAGGTCTGCTGGGCCCTGTCCGACGCCTACCACGAGGTCGAGGGCGGCCACATCCGCATCTACCGGGCCGACGAGCTGCTGGAGAAGATCCGGGAGGCAGGCCTGGAGCCCTACGGCACCCACCACGCGCACGCGCTGCACTCCCCGTACTGGTGGCTGAAGTGCGCGTTCGGCGTCGACAACGACAAGGCGCTGCCGGTGCGCGCGTACCACAAGCTGCTCGTCTGGGACATCATGAAGAAACCGCTGGCCACCCGGGTCGCCGAGCAGGCGCTGAACCCGCTGATCGGCAAGAGCTTCGTGGCGTACGCGACCAAGCCGCACCTGCCGCGCCTGGCCGACACCGGGGCGGACGCCCAGTGA
- a CDS encoding glycosyltransferase family 4 protein, whose translation MTAEAREAGASEDPAADGLRPLHIALLTYKGNPFCGGQGVYVRHLSRELARLGHRVEVIGAQPYPVLDEGYDGLRLTELPSLDLYRQPDPFRTPGRDEYRDWIDALEVATMWTGGFPEPLTFSLRARRHLRARRGEFDVVHDNQTLGYGLLGDVGAPLVTTVHHPITVDRQLELDAADGWQRRYSVRRWYAFTRMQKRVARRLPSVLTVSGTSRQEIVDHLGVRPDRIHVVHIGADTDLFSPDPSVPVVPGRIVTTSSADVPLKGLVYLVEALAKVRTEHPGAHLVVVGKRPAEGPVAQAMERYGLEGAVEFVKGISDAELVDLVRSAQVACVPSLYEGFSLPAAEAMATGTPLLATTGGAIPEVAGPDGETCLAVPPGDSEALAAGLGRLLGDPELRARLGAAGRQRVLRHFTWARAAEGTVARYREAIERAGGHPTRTPGRASGVAAATAGAGSPAATPQVSVSSAGAVSPAPADVTGVNSESRATC comes from the coding sequence GTGACCGCTGAGGCCAGGGAGGCCGGGGCCTCGGAGGACCCGGCTGCCGACGGCTTGCGACCGCTCCACATCGCGCTCCTCACCTATAAAGGGAACCCGTTCTGCGGCGGCCAGGGCGTCTACGTCCGGCACCTCTCCCGCGAGCTGGCCCGCCTCGGCCACCGCGTCGAGGTCATCGGCGCCCAGCCCTACCCCGTCCTCGACGAGGGTTACGACGGACTGCGCCTGACCGAGCTGCCCAGCCTCGACCTGTACCGCCAGCCGGACCCCTTCCGCACACCCGGGCGCGACGAGTACCGCGACTGGATCGACGCGCTGGAAGTCGCGACGATGTGGACCGGCGGCTTCCCCGAGCCGCTGACGTTCTCGCTGCGCGCCCGCCGCCACCTGCGCGCCCGCCGCGGCGAGTTCGACGTCGTGCACGACAACCAGACCCTCGGCTACGGCCTGCTGGGCGACGTCGGCGCGCCCCTGGTGACGACCGTCCACCACCCCATCACCGTGGACCGGCAGTTGGAGCTGGACGCGGCGGACGGCTGGCAGCGGCGCTACTCGGTGCGGCGCTGGTACGCCTTCACGCGCATGCAGAAGCGGGTGGCGCGGCGGCTGCCGTCCGTGCTCACCGTCTCCGGCACGTCCCGCCAGGAGATCGTCGACCACCTCGGCGTCCGGCCGGACCGGATCCACGTCGTCCACATCGGCGCCGACACCGACCTGTTCTCGCCGGATCCGTCCGTGCCGGTCGTGCCGGGCCGGATCGTGACGACGTCCAGCGCGGACGTGCCGCTCAAGGGCCTGGTGTACCTGGTCGAGGCGCTGGCCAAGGTCCGTACGGAGCACCCCGGGGCGCATCTCGTCGTGGTCGGCAAGCGTCCCGCCGAGGGGCCCGTCGCCCAGGCGATGGAGCGCTACGGGCTGGAAGGCGCCGTGGAGTTCGTCAAGGGCATCTCCGACGCCGAACTCGTCGACCTGGTGCGCTCGGCGCAGGTCGCCTGCGTGCCGTCGCTCTACGAGGGCTTCTCGCTGCCGGCCGCGGAGGCCATGGCGACGGGGACGCCGCTGCTCGCCACGACCGGGGGTGCGATCCCCGAGGTCGCCGGGCCGGACGGCGAGACGTGCCTCGCGGTGCCGCCGGGGGACTCCGAGGCACTCGCGGCGGGGCTGGGCCGCCTGCTGGGCGACCCGGAGCTGCGGGCGCGGCTCGGGGCGGCCGGGCGGCAGCGGGTGCTGCGGCACTTCACGTGGGCCAGGGCGGCGGAGGGGACGGTGGCGCGGTACCGCGAGGCCATCGAACGGGCCGGGGGCCACCCGACCCGGACCCCGGGCCGGGCCTCCGGCGTCGCGGCGGCCACGGCGGGTGCCGGCTCACCGGCTGCCACCCCTCAGGTTTCCGTGTCCTCGGCGGGTGCCGTCTCCCCGGCTCCCGCAGATGTAACAGGCGTCAACTCCGAAAGCAGGGCCACGTGCTGA
- a CDS encoding ferredoxin yields MGDRWHVEVDRSLCIGSAQCVHHAPDGFRLDAARQSHPLAPDTDANERVLEAAESCPVEAIVITLGDSGEAVFPPEE; encoded by the coding sequence ATGGGCGACCGCTGGCACGTCGAGGTCGACCGCTCCCTGTGCATCGGCTCCGCCCAGTGCGTCCACCACGCACCGGACGGCTTCCGCCTCGACGCCGCCCGCCAGTCCCATCCGCTCGCCCCGGACACGGACGCGAACGAGCGGGTGCTGGAGGCGGCGGAGAGCTGCCCGGTGGAGGCGATCGTGATCACGCTGGGGGACAGCGGGGAGGCGGTGTTCCCGCCGGAGGAGTAG
- a CDS encoding TetR family transcriptional regulator: MPAEAKVNAKVNKVAKVEARAAAPASAPLTERQEARRRRILHASAQLASRGGFDAVQMREVAESSQVALGTLYRYFPSKIHLLVATMQDQLEHMHGTLRKKPPQGETAAERVAETLMRAFRALQREPHLADAMVRALTFADRSVSPEVDQVSRQTTAIILDAMGQENPTPQQLSAVRVIEHTWHSALITWLSGRASIAQVKIDIETVCRLIDLTAPDTRE, encoded by the coding sequence ATGCCCGCGGAAGCCAAGGTGAACGCCAAGGTGAACAAGGTGGCCAAGGTGGAAGCCAGAGCCGCAGCCCCCGCCTCCGCTCCCCTCACGGAGCGGCAGGAGGCCCGGCGTCGCCGCATCCTGCACGCGAGTGCGCAGCTGGCCAGCCGGGGCGGTTTCGACGCCGTGCAGATGCGCGAGGTCGCGGAGTCCTCGCAGGTGGCGCTCGGCACGCTGTACCGCTACTTCCCCTCCAAGATCCACCTGCTGGTCGCCACGATGCAGGACCAACTGGAGCACATGCACGGCACGCTGCGGAAGAAGCCCCCGCAGGGCGAGACGGCGGCCGAGCGGGTCGCGGAGACGCTGATGCGGGCCTTCCGCGCCCTGCAGCGGGAACCGCACCTGGCCGACGCGATGGTCCGCGCCCTCACCTTCGCCGACCGCAGCGTGAGCCCGGAGGTCGACCAGGTCTCCCGGCAGACCACGGCGATCATCCTGGACGCGATGGGGCAGGAGAACCCGACGCCGCAGCAGCTCTCTGCGGTCCGGGTCATCGAGCACACCTGGCACTCGGCCCTGATCACCTGGCTCTCGGGCCGGGCCTCGATCGCCCAGGTGAAGATCGACATCGAGACGGTGTGCCGGCTGATCGACCTGACGGCCCCGGACACACGTGAATGA
- a CDS encoding MBL fold metallo-hydrolase, with translation MTEAFDHGGGVRSLRVPIPDNPLGHTLVYVVDTDRGPVLIDTGWDDPESWDTLAEGLTACGTSVTEIHGVVVTHHHPDHHGLSGRVREASGAWIAMHAADTAVVRRTREARPERWLAYMAAKLTAAGAPEEHIAPLRAARPRALPGLSPALPDRDIAPGELLDLPGRRIRAIWTPGHTPGHVCLHLEETHPARLPGHGRLFSGDHLLPEITPHIGLYEDPDDSTVTDPLGDYLDSLERVGRLAPAEVLPAHQHPFPDAAARVRELLTHHEDRLTALRSLLAEPLTPWQLAERMEWNRPWDQIPYGSRTIAVSEAEAHLRRLVKLGRAEAVPGSEPMTYVAV, from the coding sequence ATGACCGAGGCGTTCGATCACGGCGGAGGCGTCCGCTCCCTCCGGGTCCCCATCCCGGACAACCCCCTCGGCCACACGCTGGTGTACGTCGTCGACACCGACCGCGGCCCGGTGCTGATCGACACCGGCTGGGACGACCCCGAGTCCTGGGACACGCTCGCGGAGGGCCTCACGGCCTGCGGCACCTCGGTCACCGAGATCCACGGCGTGGTCGTCACCCACCACCACCCGGACCACCACGGCCTGTCCGGCCGCGTCCGCGAGGCCTCGGGCGCCTGGATCGCGATGCACGCGGCGGACACCGCGGTCGTACGGCGGACCAGGGAGGCCCGTCCCGAGCGCTGGTTGGCGTACATGGCGGCCAAACTCACCGCCGCCGGCGCGCCCGAGGAGCACATCGCCCCGCTGCGCGCGGCCCGGCCCCGCGCCCTGCCCGGCCTCTCCCCCGCCCTGCCCGACCGCGACATCGCCCCGGGCGAACTCCTCGACCTGCCAGGCCGCCGCATCCGCGCGATCTGGACCCCGGGCCACACGCCCGGCCATGTCTGCCTCCACCTGGAGGAGACCCACCCGGCCCGCCTCCCGGGCCACGGCCGGCTGTTCTCCGGCGACCACCTGCTGCCCGAGATCACCCCGCACATCGGCCTGTACGAGGACCCGGACGACAGCACGGTCACCGACCCGCTGGGCGACTACCTCGACTCCCTGGAACGCGTGGGCCGTCTCGCCCCCGCCGAGGTGCTCCCGGCCCACCAGCACCCGTTCCCCGACGCGGCCGCCCGCGTGCGCGAGCTGCTCACCCACCACGAGGACCGCCTCACCGCCCTGCGGTCCCTCCTCGCCGAGCCGCTCACGCCCTGGCAGCTCGCCGAGCGCATGGAGTGGAACCGCCCCTGGGACCAGATCCCGTACGGCTCCCGCACCATCGCCGTCTCGGAGGCCGAGGCCCATCTGCGCCGCCTGGTCAAGCTGGGCCGGGCGGAGGCGGTGCCGGGGAGCGAGCCGATGACGTACGTGGCGGTGTGA
- a CDS encoding nuclear transport factor 2 family protein — MDPMERLLAERACERLILDFVHRLDLGEPASVAELFTEDGVWQWPEGDRVIKGRDALRAYFGSRPADRLSRRMMSNTLVTVTSPETAGAVSYFTTYRVDGYAGGVVPAGPPVQVGHYEDAFRRAAGTWLLSSRTLRLPFGGPTPRLNMPAAQGT; from the coding sequence ATGGACCCCATGGAACGCCTCCTCGCCGAACGCGCCTGCGAGCGCCTGATCCTCGACTTCGTCCACCGGCTCGACCTCGGCGAACCGGCCTCCGTCGCCGAGTTGTTCACCGAGGACGGTGTCTGGCAGTGGCCGGAGGGCGACCGCGTGATCAAGGGCCGCGACGCCCTGCGCGCCTACTTCGGCTCCCGTCCCGCGGACCGGCTGTCCCGCCGCATGATGTCCAACACCCTCGTCACGGTCACGTCCCCGGAGACGGCCGGGGCGGTCTCGTACTTCACGACCTACCGCGTCGACGGCTACGCGGGCGGTGTCGTCCCGGCCGGGCCGCCGGTGCAGGTCGGCCACTACGAGGACGCTTTCCGGCGGGCCGCGGGCACCTGGCTGCTCTCCTCCCGGACCCTGCGCCTGCCCTTCGGCGGACCCACGCCCCGGCTGAACATGCCTGCGGCACAAGGCACTTGA
- a CDS encoding helix-turn-helix transcriptional regulator: MGTEEAARPSTGSGALDGRSAGPMVPRLALGARLRGLRQERGISREDAGHVIRASSSKISRMEAGRHGFKLRDVADLLTLYGVTDEAERATLLALAEQANTPAWWRYYSDVVPTWMQTYLGAEQAASLIRCYQVQRVPGLLQTADYARAAIRLAHPDAGAEEIDRRVALRTTRQRILHRQPAAQLWAVLDEAALRRPVGGIRVMRAQLRHLIEVCRLPQVTVQILPFHAGGHAAEGGPVTILRLPGGQLPDVVYLEKLTTALYPDRPAEIERYWDAMNRLVVEAEPPDETPTILHRLLQET; encoded by the coding sequence ATGGGCACCGAAGAGGCCGCACGTCCATCGACCGGCAGCGGAGCCCTGGACGGCCGGTCGGCGGGGCCCATGGTGCCGCGGCTGGCGCTGGGCGCACGACTGCGCGGGCTGCGGCAGGAGCGCGGCATCTCCCGCGAGGACGCGGGGCACGTCATCCGCGCCTCCTCCTCCAAGATCAGCCGCATGGAGGCCGGGCGCCACGGCTTCAAACTGCGTGACGTCGCCGATCTGCTGACGCTCTACGGCGTCACGGACGAGGCCGAACGCGCCACGCTGCTGGCGCTGGCCGAGCAGGCCAACACCCCGGCCTGGTGGCGGTACTACAGCGACGTGGTGCCCACGTGGATGCAGACCTACCTCGGGGCGGAGCAGGCGGCGAGCCTCATCCGCTGCTACCAGGTCCAGCGCGTTCCCGGCCTGCTGCAGACCGCCGACTACGCGCGCGCCGCCATCCGGCTGGCCCACCCGGACGCCGGCGCCGAGGAGATCGACCGCCGGGTCGCGCTGCGGACGACCCGGCAGCGGATCCTGCACCGGCAGCCGGCGGCCCAGCTGTGGGCGGTGCTGGACGAGGCCGCGCTGCGCCGCCCGGTCGGCGGCATCCGGGTGATGCGCGCCCAGCTCCGGCACCTCATCGAGGTGTGCCGGCTTCCGCAGGTCACCGTCCAGATCCTGCCGTTCCACGCGGGCGGGCACGCCGCGGAAGGCGGCCCGGTCACCATCCTGCGGCTGCCGGGCGGGCAGTTGCCGGACGTGGTCTACCTCGAGAAGCTCACCACCGCCCTCTACCCCGACCGGCCCGCCGAGATCGAGCGCTACTGGGACGCCATGAACCGGCTGGTGGTCGAAGCCGAGCCACCGGACGAGACCCCGACCATCCTGCACCGCCTCCTCCAGGAGACCTGA
- a CDS encoding SAM-dependent methyltransferase, which produces MTDQAENPEREPFPKIDTSVPHSARIWNYWLGGKDNYEVDRVAGDAFRDIFPGIETGARAARYFLARAVRHLAAEEGIRQFLDIGTGLPNVDNTHQIAQRVAPESRIVYVDNDPLVLAHARALLTSTPEGVTNYVDADLREPGTIIREAGKTLDFDRPVALMLMGILGHIEDHDEARSIVRELMAALPSGSYLVSYDSTDTSEDYVRAIRQYNDGGSIPYILRSPEQIARYFDGLDLLEPGVTSCSRWRPDAEALGLPAEVHQYGGVARKG; this is translated from the coding sequence ATGACCGACCAGGCGGAGAACCCCGAGCGGGAGCCGTTCCCAAAGATCGACACCTCGGTGCCGCACTCGGCCCGGATCTGGAACTACTGGCTGGGCGGGAAGGACAACTACGAGGTCGACCGGGTGGCCGGTGACGCGTTCCGCGACATCTTCCCCGGCATCGAGACCGGCGCCCGCGCCGCCCGCTACTTCCTCGCCCGCGCCGTCCGCCACCTGGCCGCCGAGGAGGGCATCCGCCAGTTCCTGGACATCGGCACCGGGCTGCCCAACGTCGACAACACCCACCAGATCGCCCAGCGGGTGGCCCCGGAGAGCCGGATCGTCTACGTCGACAACGACCCGCTGGTGCTGGCCCACGCCCGCGCGCTGCTCACCAGCACACCCGAGGGCGTCACCAACTACGTCGACGCCGACCTGCGCGAGCCGGGCACGATCATCCGGGAGGCCGGGAAGACGCTGGACTTCGACCGGCCCGTCGCCCTCATGCTGATGGGCATCCTCGGCCACATCGAGGACCACGACGAGGCGCGCTCCATCGTGCGGGAGCTGATGGCCGCCCTGCCCTCCGGCAGCTACCTCGTGAGTTACGACTCCACCGACACCAGCGAGGACTACGTCAGGGCCATCCGGCAGTACAACGACGGCGGTTCGATCCCGTACATCCTGCGCAGCCCCGAGCAGATCGCGCGCTACTTCGACGGCCTGGACCTGCTCGAACCGGGCGTGACGTCCTGCTCCCGCTGGCGGCCCGACGCGGAGGCACTCGGCCTGCCCGCGGAGGTGCACCAGTACGGCGGTGTCGCCCGCAAGGGCTGA
- a CDS encoding GYD domain-containing protein produces MPKYLFKVKLTPDGLKGLLREGGSARREVVARMVDGLGGRVESMYWAFGDDDVYVTAELPGNTSAAAMGMVVSAAGGVRTSTVVLLSADEVDEAVRQQVDYRAPGA; encoded by the coding sequence ATGCCGAAGTACCTCTTCAAGGTGAAGCTGACCCCGGACGGGCTCAAGGGTCTGCTCAGGGAAGGCGGGAGCGCCCGGCGCGAGGTCGTCGCGCGCATGGTCGACGGACTGGGGGGCCGGGTCGAGTCGATGTACTGGGCCTTCGGCGACGACGACGTCTACGTCACGGCGGAGCTGCCGGGCAACACCTCCGCCGCGGCCATGGGCATGGTCGTCTCGGCGGCCGGCGGGGTCCGCACGAGCACGGTCGTCCTGCTGTCGGCCGACGAGGTCGACGAGGCCGTCCGGCAGCAGGTGGACTACCGCGCGCCGGGCGCCTGA
- a CDS encoding aldehyde dehydrogenase, whose protein sequence is MAELVEHGQLFIGGELTDPRGKDVIEVISPHTEEVIGRVPHAATADVDRAVAAARRAFDEGPWPRMSLDERIEVVSRIKDGIAARHDEIARVISAQNGSPYSWSVLAQALGAVMVWDAAITVARNFTYEERRDGVLGGILVRREPVGVVAAVVPWNVPQFVAAAKLAPALLTGCTAVLKPSPESPLDAYLLGEITREAGLPEGVLSILPADREVSEYLVGHPGLDKVSFTGSVAAGKRVMEVAARNLTRVTLELGGKSAAVVLPDADVEAAVAGIAPAAWMNNGQACVAQTRILLPRSRYDEFADALAAAAGALTVGDPLDRATQVGPLVARRQQQRNLDYIRIGQEEGAKILTGGGRPAGLDRGWYVEPTLFGDVDNSMRIAREEIFGPVICLLPYDDESDAVKIANDSDYGLSGSVWTADVEHGIDIARQVRTGTYSVNTFSLDMLGPFGGYKNSGLGREFGPEGYGEYLEHKMIHLPAEA, encoded by the coding sequence ATGGCCGAGCTCGTGGAACACGGACAGCTGTTCATCGGCGGGGAGTTGACCGACCCCCGGGGCAAGGACGTCATCGAGGTGATCTCGCCGCACACGGAAGAGGTCATCGGACGCGTGCCGCACGCCGCCACGGCGGACGTGGACCGGGCCGTGGCGGCGGCGCGGCGGGCGTTCGACGAGGGGCCCTGGCCGCGCATGAGCCTCGACGAACGGATCGAGGTCGTGAGCCGGATCAAGGACGGGATCGCCGCCCGGCACGACGAGATCGCCCGCGTGATCTCCGCCCAGAACGGCTCGCCGTACTCCTGGAGCGTCCTCGCCCAGGCGCTCGGCGCGGTGATGGTCTGGGACGCGGCCATCACGGTCGCGCGGAACTTCACCTACGAGGAGCGGCGCGACGGCGTGCTCGGCGGGATCCTCGTGCGGCGCGAGCCGGTCGGGGTCGTCGCGGCCGTCGTCCCCTGGAACGTCCCGCAGTTCGTCGCCGCCGCCAAGCTCGCCCCGGCGCTGCTCACCGGGTGCACGGCCGTGCTCAAGCCCTCGCCCGAGTCACCGCTCGACGCGTACCTGCTCGGCGAGATCACCCGCGAGGCCGGGCTGCCCGAGGGCGTGCTGTCGATCCTGCCCGCCGACCGGGAGGTGAGCGAGTACCTGGTCGGGCACCCGGGCCTCGACAAGGTGTCCTTCACCGGGTCCGTCGCCGCCGGCAAGCGCGTGATGGAGGTCGCGGCCCGCAACCTCACGCGCGTGACGCTCGAACTGGGCGGCAAGTCCGCGGCCGTCGTCCTGCCCGACGCGGACGTCGAGGCGGCCGTGGCGGGCATCGCTCCCGCGGCCTGGATGAACAACGGCCAGGCCTGCGTCGCCCAGACCCGCATCCTCCTGCCCCGCTCCCGCTACGACGAGTTCGCCGACGCCCTGGCCGCCGCGGCGGGCGCCCTGACCGTCGGCGACCCGCTGGACCGGGCGACGCAGGTGGGCCCGCTGGTGGCCCGGCGACAGCAGCAGCGCAACCTGGACTACATCCGCATCGGCCAGGAGGAGGGCGCCAAGATCCTCACCGGCGGCGGCCGCCCGGCCGGCCTCGACCGCGGCTGGTACGTCGAGCCGACCCTCTTCGGCGACGTCGACAACTCCATGCGCATCGCCCGCGAGGAGATCTTCGGCCCCGTCATCTGCCTGCTGCCCTACGACGACGAGTCCGACGCCGTGAAGATCGCCAACGACTCCGACTACGGGCTGAGCGGCAGCGTGTGGACGGCGGACGTCGAGCACGGCATCGACATCGCCCGGCAGGTCCGCACGGGCACCTACTCGGTCAACACCTTCAGCCTGGACATGCTCGGCCCCTTCGGCGGCTACAAGAACTCGGGCCTTGGCCGGGAGTTCGGGCCCGAAGGGTACGGCGAGTACCTGGAGCACAAGATGATCCACCTGCCGGCGGAAGCCTAG
- a CDS encoding prenyltransferase, with protein sequence MTTPRTEHLVLPGVLTAGQAAETVAGILAVQREDGAIPWFRGHHLDPWDHVEAAMALDTAGEHEAAERAYLWLARHQNEDGSWYAAYTDGESDAVTDRGRETNFVAYIAVGVWHHYLSTGDDTFLDRMWPTVYAAVEFVLRLQQPGGQIGWRRDDDGTETTDALLTGCSSIHHALRCALAIAEQREEAQPDWELAAGALRHAIRHHPERFLDKNRYSMDWYYPVLGGALTGAEAKSRIEEGWDRFVVPGLGVRCVVPNPWVTGGESAELALALWAMGESDRALEVLQSIQHLRDAESGLYWTGYVFDDDAIWPRELTTWTAGSLLLAVAALGGHEATCAVFGGEQLPVGLEAECCA encoded by the coding sequence GTGACGACTCCCCGGACGGAACACCTGGTCCTGCCCGGGGTCCTCACCGCCGGGCAAGCCGCCGAAACCGTCGCCGGCATCCTCGCCGTGCAGCGCGAGGACGGCGCGATCCCCTGGTTCCGGGGGCACCACCTCGACCCCTGGGACCACGTCGAGGCGGCGATGGCCCTCGACACGGCCGGCGAGCACGAGGCCGCGGAGCGGGCCTACCTGTGGCTGGCCCGGCACCAGAACGAGGACGGCTCCTGGTACGCGGCCTACACCGACGGGGAGTCCGACGCCGTCACCGACCGCGGCCGGGAGACCAACTTCGTCGCCTACATAGCCGTGGGCGTGTGGCACCACTACCTCTCCACCGGTGACGACACGTTCCTGGACCGGATGTGGCCGACGGTGTACGCGGCGGTGGAGTTCGTGCTCCGCCTGCAGCAGCCGGGCGGGCAGATCGGCTGGCGCCGCGACGACGACGGCACGGAGACCACCGACGCCCTGCTGACGGGCTGCTCCTCCATCCACCACGCGCTGCGGTGCGCCCTGGCCATCGCCGAGCAGAGGGAGGAGGCGCAGCCGGACTGGGAGCTGGCGGCGGGTGCCCTGCGGCACGCCATCCGCCACCACCCGGAGCGGTTCCTCGACAAGAACCGCTACTCGATGGACTGGTACTACCCGGTGCTGGGCGGCGCGTTGACCGGCGCCGAGGCCAAGTCCCGCATCGAGGAAGGCTGGGACCGGTTCGTCGTGCCCGGGCTGGGCGTGCGGTGCGTGGTGCCCAATCCGTGGGTGACGGGCGGGGAGTCGGCCGAACTCGCCCTGGCACTGTGGGCGATGGGGGAGTCCGACCGCGCGCTGGAGGTCCTCCAGTCGATCCAGCACCTGCGGGACGCGGAGAGCGGGCTCTACTGGACCGGGTACGTCTTCGACGACGACGCGATCTGGCCGCGGGAGCTGACGACCTGGACGGCCGGGTCGTTGCTGCTCGCCGTCGCCGCGCTGGGAGGCCATGAGGCGACCTGTGCGGTGTTCGGCGGGGAGCAGTTGCCTGTCGGACTCGAGGCGGAGTGCTGCGCCTAG